The following proteins are co-located in the Theropithecus gelada isolate Dixy chromosome 19, Tgel_1.0, whole genome shotgun sequence genome:
- the BST2 gene encoding bone marrow stromal antigen 2, whose protein sequence is MAPILYDYCKMSMDDIWKEDGDKRCKLVVGILGLLVIVLLGVPLIFFIIKANSEACQDGLRAVMECRNVTYLLQQELAEAQRGFRDAEAQAVTCNQTVMALMASLDAEKAQGRKKVEELEGEITTLNHKLQDASAEVERLRRENHVLNARIADTDSASSQDSSCAAEPPLLILLLGLSALLL, encoded by the exons ATGGCACCTATTTTGTATGACTATTGCAAAATGTCTATGGATGACATTTGGAAGGAAGACGGGGACAAGCGCTGTAAACTGGTGGTAGGAATTCTGGGGCTCCTGGTCATAGTGCTTCTGGGGGTGCCCCTGATTTTCTTCATCATCAAGGCCAACAGCGAGGCCTGCCAGGATGGCCTCCGGGCAGTGATGGAGTGTCGCAATGTCACCTATCTCCTGCAACAAGAGCTGGCCGAGGCCCAGCGGGGCTTTCGGGATGCAGAGGCCCAGGCTGTCACCTGCAACCAGACTGTG ATGGCCCTAATGGCTTCCCTGGATGCAGAGAAGGCCCAAGGACGAAAGAAAGTGGAGGAGCTTGAGG GGGAGATCACTACATTGAACCACAAGCTTCAGGACGCGTCTGCGGAGGTGGAGCGACTGAG AAGAGAAAACCACGTCTTAAACGCGAGAATCGCGGACACTGACTCCGCCAGCTCCCAAGACTCCAGCTGCGCGGCAGAGCCCCCGCTCCTGATTCTGCTGCTGGGCTTGAGCGCTCTGCTGCTGTGA